A window of Streptomyces sp. NBC_01224 genomic DNA:
CATCGCGGTGAGCATCTGCTCCTCCGGCCGGAGCAGTGCGACATCATCCGCCAGGTGCAGTGTCGCCGCCCCCGGCACCGTCCCTCTGAACCTCACCGGCCACCACTCTCCGTAACTCGCATCTGATGCGAGAAAACCGCATCGAGTGCGAGTCGGAGCTGAAACCGCAGACCATCCACCCCCACGAGTGACAAGGACTCCCCGCTACCCCTCGCCAAACGCTACGGTCGCAAGGCACCCTGACGCCTGATGTCGCTGATCAGCGGTCTGAGCCTCACGTCATCCGGCCGCGATGCGCATACCGTCGCCAGTTCGCATCCGATGCAATTGGCGGCGCTCGGAACATCGGTACAGCGGCCAACGCTAAGCCGCTGATCTCGGTCAGGCCGGGGCTCCGAGGGCGTTGACGCGGTTCGCGTACTCGCGGCGTGCCTTGCGCCGTGCCGGGACCGCCGAGGTCCCCGGGGTGCTGTCGAGGGGCTGGCAGAAGTCAAGGAGTTGGCGGTGGATCGCAGGCACGGCGGTGACGCGCAGGGTGTAGCCCTGGCCGCGCCGTACGGTCACGCCCTGGTCGAGCGTGGCGCGCTCGGCGGGCTCCAGGTCGGCGGCGCGGAGGAAGTCGGCGACCTTGCCCGGCATGTCGAGAACGACCGGCAGTTCCGGGGCCGGGGCGCCCGGCTCGGCGGCTGTGTACTCGGGCAGGAGGTCGGCGACAGCGGTACGGATGGCGCCGCGGCTGACGTCGTGGTCGCGGGCGAGGGCCGCGAAGGACCGGCCTTCCAGGTACGCGGTGCGGACGCTGTCGGTCTTCGCGGCCGGGACGGCGGGTCGGCGCCCGCCCTTGTTGCCCTTGGCCTCGGCGGCCCGCAGCCCGTCGTAGGTCAGCTCCCGCTGGAGGTCGCGCTGGAGTTCGCCGGCGGCGGCGAGGGTCTGCACCATGAACTCCACCGTGGACAGCAGCTCGCCGGTGCGCGGGTGGCGGGCGGTGAGGTCCATCGCGGAGAACGCGCCGTCGTGGATGCGCAGGGCGAGGCGGTCGCGGTGGAGGACGTCGAGGATGTGCTGGGTGCCGCGCACGAGGCGGAACATCTCGGAGATGTGGACGGTGTCGCCCGGCCGCGCGTAGGGGAGCAGCTCGCCGAACTTCGGGCGCTCAAGAGGATGGAGGCGGCTGGAGATGCCGCCTTCCTCCTCGAACGTGACCGGCTCCTCGATGTCGGCCTCAGCTAGGACGAGGTTCTGACGGTCGGTCGACTGCTGGTCGGTCGATACCCGCTTGTAGACCAGGTTGGCGATGCCGCTCCCTGTTGTGGTGGTCGCATTCGACCCTAGCTGTCAGCAAACCCTGTCATCAGCTTCCATCGGATCTGATTGGATCCGCGCCGCCGTCAGGTCCCGGAAAGTCCGGGTTCATTGGACGCCCGCCGCACCTGTCGTCGTTCGTTCGTTTGCCGACACTCGGGCGGCGATGGTTGCTGTATCAGTGGCCTTTGCAGGCAGAGGAGATTCTGATCAGCGGTCCGTGGTGAAGGCCAAGGAGACGTTATGGCCACCGAAGCCGAAGGAATTGGCCATTCCCGCGGTCCAAGCTCCTTGACGGGGGCGATCGGAGACAACGTCGAGGTTAATCGCGGGATCGATCTTGTCGAGGTTTCTGGTGGCCGGTGCGATCCCGTCCCGCAGAGCGAGGAGGGTGGCGATCGCGCCCAAGGCTCCGGACGCTCCCAGGAGGTGCCCGGTCATTGACTTGGTGGCGGTGACGACTGGGTGCGTTCCGACGGCCTCTTCCACGGCGTTTGCCTCCGCAAGGTCTCCCTGCGGAGTGGAGGTGGCGTGTGCGTGGACCAGGCCGATGTCCTCGGGTGCCAAGCCGCCCGCTGCCAACGCCATGCGGATGGTCCGCACCTGCCCGGCGGTATCGGAAGCCGTGATGTGCTGGGCGCTGGACGTGACTCCGGCGCCAACGAGTGTGCCGTGGGCACGCGCGCCGCGGTCGCGGGCGAAATCCCTGCGCTCCAGCACCAGGACGGCAGCACCCTCACCTAGCACAAAGCCATTGCGTTCCGAGTCGAAGGGACGGGACGCACTATCGGGTTCGTTGTTCGTCGTGGCGAGGGCCATCATCTGCGCGAAGCCGGCCAAGGGCAGTCCGTGTACACATGCCTCGGTTCCTCCGGCTACGACCACGTCAGCACGGCCGAGACGGATCAGATCCAGGCCCAGGGCGATGGCCTCTGCCCCGGACGCACACGCGCTGACAGGGGTGTGTGCTCCGCCCCGAGCTCCCAGATCAATGCTCACCCAGGCAGCCGGGCCGTTGGCCATCAACATCGGCACGGTGTGCGGAGAGACCTTGCGCGGCCCGGATACCTCCAAAATATCGTCCTGCTCAAGCAAAGACAGCACACCTCCAACACCGGTGCCGATGACGACAGCCAGCCGCTCCGGATCGACGTCGGGACGTCCCGCATCGACCCAAGCTTTACGGGCGCTCACGACCGCTGCCTGCTCGCACCGGTCCATCCGGCGGGCCTCTGTTCGCCGCATGGCTGCTGCAGGGTCCACTCGCATGCGAGCCGCCAGGCGGACCGGCAATGCAGAAGCCCACGGGTCATCAAGAACGGCGACTCCGTTTTTTCCGGCCAACATCGCGGACCACGTCGTTGCAACGTCGCCGGCCAGCGGTGTGGTCGCCCCAAGGCCGGTAACCCACACACCTGCGTCTGCCATGACTTCCTCGTCTCCTAGCGCCTCGGATGGCCACCGCCGACTGTCCTCCAACCGGCCGCGCGCAGTGGTCAGCGGCTGAGGCGGACAATCGGGTGCCGCTGTGATCCACAACCTATCCAACCAACCGTCTGGTTGGGTATGTAGAGTTGTGCCATGTCAAGTAGTGATCACCTAGTAGGAACTCGTGACCGTCTGCTGGCCGCAGGCCGTGAGGAATTCGCCGCCCACGGCATGGCAGGCGCGCGCGTCAGCCGAATCGCGGAGCGGGCGGACGTCAGCAAGGAACGTATCTACGGCTACTTCGGCAGCAAGGAGAACCTCTTCGTCGCTGTCGTCTCCGAGGCCCTCAACGAGCACGCCGTTCTGCTGGGACCACCTTCCGGGGATCCGGCTGAATTTGTCGGCCGGATCTACGACCTCCACCAGCGCAATCCTCAACTGCTTCGCCTGATGATGTGGGAAGCCCTGCAATACGACGGAGACTGCCTTCCAGCCGAGCGGCAGCGGTCGATCCGCTACCAGGAGATGGTGGCGACACTGGCCGCAGCGCTGGGTACGAAGCCGGACGATCGCGCTGCAAGCACTCTTTTGGCTCTCATCGGGATTGCTGTACTGCCCTCCGCCTTCCCCCAGATCACCCGACTGATCCTTGGCTCCACGGGCGACGAGCATACTGACCTGCGCCAGCACCTCGTTGGCTTGGCCCGTCGGATGACTGCCACTCAGCCGCTTCCGTCGGCTCGTGCCGGGCTGAGCGCCATGCCTGGCGAACTGGAGCGCTGAGCCGGGCTCACTCGTCGTTGCCGTCGTCACCGTCGTCGAGATCGGCGGCGTCCGGATCGCGCAGTGGCCGCAAGCCGTCGAACGGCTGGAAGGGGGGAAGCTGTAGCGGCCCAGGACGTTCAGGTTCTCGTGCTTGAGCGGGGAGAGCCGGGCCACGTCCTCGGCACGGAGCTGGGTGACGGCGGCGTCGATGTACCGCGTGGTCCAGAGCACCACGGCATTCAAAACGAGACCCAGCGCGCCACGGTGCTTTTCCGGGCTAAGGAATTGATCACGGCGTGGTCGTGCTTCCTGGCGGCGTGGTTGACCAGGTACTCGGCGCGCTCGTATGACAGCCGACCGTGGCCGGTGTGAGGCAGAGGCCGACGTCCCGAGTGTGCGAGGCCATGTAGCCGCAACAGTTGACCCTGACGCAGGGGCAACCTCTCAGCATGGTGGGCATGACTACGAGAACCAGTGCGATCGAGGTCGCCGGGCTACGCAAGTCGTACGGCGACCACGAGGTAGTCGCCGGAGTCGACCTGATCGTCCCGTCAGGCACCGTCTACGCCCTGCTCGGACCCAACGGGGCCGGCAAGACCACCACAGTCCGAATCCTGTCCACGTTGCTCCCCGCAGACGCCGGTGAGGCTCGGGTCGCCGGGCACGACATACGCAGCGAGGCCGACCAGGTGCGTGCGTCGATCGGAGTGACCGGGCAGTTCTCCGCCGTGGACGAGTTACTGACCGGGCGGGAAAATCTGCGGCTGATGGCCGACCTCGGTCACCTTGAGCGGCGCCATGCGAAGAGCGTGGTAGAGCAACTGCTGGAGGTGTTCCACCTGGCTGATGCCGCCGACCGGCGTGCGGTGACGTACTCCGGCGGTATGAAGCGGCGGCTGGACCTGGCGATGACCCTGGTGGCCGGGCCGCGGCTGATCTTTCTCGACGAGCCGACCACCGGCCTCGACCCGCGCAGCCGCCGTGACCTGTGGGGGATCGTGCGGGAGCTGGTGGCCGACGGGGTCACCGTCTTCCTCACCACCCAGTACCTGGAGGAGGCCGACCAGCTCGCCGACCGGATCGGTGTGCTCGACGGGGGCCGGCTGGCCGCCGAGGGCACCGCGGCCGAGCTGAAGCGGCTGGTCCCCGGCGGTCACATCGAGCTTCAGGCCGCCGACAGTGAGCGGCTGGCCGAGTTGGCGCGCCAGTTCCCCGAGGCGAGCCCGAACGCCGCGGCGCTCACCGTGACCCTGCCGCACGACGGCAGCCTCACCACGCTGCGAAGGCTGTTGGCCGGGATCGACGACGACGCGGTCACCGGGCTCGCCGTGCACACCGCGGACCTGGATGACGTGTTCCTGGCTCTCACCGACCACTCCACCGCCGACGAGTCTCCCGAGGAGGTGCCGGCATGAATAGCGCGACGTATGCCGTCCGCGATTCGGCGACCATGCTGCGCCGCAACCTGAAGCACATGGCCCGGTACCCGTCGCAGACGCTGATGCTGATCGGCCTGCCGCTACTGTTCCTGCTGCTGTTCGTCTACGTCTTCGGCGGCACCATGGGCGCCGGTCTGCCCGGAGCCCCGGCGGGGGACCGCGGCGACTACCTGACGTTCATCACTCCCGGGATCTTGGTGATGGCGGTGGCAAGCGTGTCCATCAGCACCGCGGTCTCGGTCGCCACCGACATGACAGGCGGGATCATCGACCGGTTCCGAACCATGGCCATCGCCAAGGTCTCGGTGCTCACCGGCCACGTGCTCGGCGCGATGGTCCAGACCGCGCTGGCACTCGCAACGGTCCTTGGCGTGGCGTTCCTGCTCGGTTTGGAGACCGCCGCCTCGACGATGCAGTGGTTGGGCCTGGCCAGTCTGCTCGCGCTGCTGTCGTTCGCGATGACCTGGTTCACCGTGGCGCTGGGCCTGGCCAGCCCGAACCCGGAGGCCGCGAGCAACTGGCCGATGATCTTCATCATGCTGCCGTTCGTGGGCAGCGGGTTCGTGCCGGTCGAGTCAATGCCGACCGGGCTGCGGTGGTTCGCCGAGTACCAGCCGTTCACGCCGATCATGAACGCCTTCCGCGGTCTGCTGGCCGGATCGCCCGATGGTTCGGACGTGCTCTGGGCCATCGGCTGGTGTGTGGTGATCGGGCTGGTCGGCTACCTCTGGTCGCGGCGTCTCTACCGGACCCGGGCTGCGAACTAGGAGACTGGTCTGATGCTGACTATCGGCGAGCTGGCGTCGTATGCCGGAGTGACGGTGCGCGCGGTTCGGCACTATCACGCCAAGGGGCTGCTGCCGGAGCCGGAGCGGGACCACTCCGGCTATCGGAGGTATGACGCCGGTGCCGTAGTCGAGTTGGTCAAGATCCGGACCCTCGCCGAGGCCGGGGTCCCGCTGGCGCGCGTGCGGGAGCTGCTGCAGGCGGACGAGGAGGAGTTCGCCGGGGCAGTCGCAGATATCGACAAGCGGCTGCGGGCGGAGATCCGGGAGCGGCAGCGGCACCGCGAGCGGATCGCCCGCCTCGCCGCCGGGGACAACCTGGCACTGCCCCAGGAGGTGGTCGAGTTCCTTGACCGGCTGCGGGCGCTCGGGGTCGACGAGCGAATTGTCCAGGTCGAACGCGACGGCTGGATCCCGCTGGCCGCGCGCTCACCCGAGCGTGTCCCGGAGTGGATGGCACGCAAGCGGGAGCAGATCGTCGACCCGCAGATCACCGACTTCTATCTCACCCTGAGCAAAGCTCTCGACCGCACCGACGACGACCCACGGCTGGTCGAACTGGCCGACAAGTTGGCCGCCTACATCACGCAGATGGCCAACGAGCAGGGCGAGTTCTACGTCGACGACACCGACATCGAGCCACCGTTCGCCCAGCTACTGGACACACATGTGTACGAAACACTGCCGCCGACCCGTCGGCTGATCGAGTTGCTGACGAAGCGAGGCTGGACCGGCTGGACCAAGCTTGAGCGCGTGAACCCAACTCAGGGTGCGGCCGGAACACGGTAGGAAGACGCTGCGGTGCGGCGTTCCTGGCGGGTGGGCCCTGCTGATCTTCACTGCCCCAGCCAGTCTCTGCGGCGTCCCAAAGCCACGTGCAACTGAGGTTCAGTGGGCTGAACCTCAAGGCCCGTACTGTCGCATGGTGGATCGAGGCTTAGTCGAGAGCAGTTCCTGACCCTTCGCGCAACCACAGCGGAACAGACACTCCATCTCTCCGCCGACGTCACCGCCGACCACTCCTGCTGACCCGGCCGGATGCCACTCGCAAGGGCGCGACGATCAAGGATCGCCGCGCCCTCATGTCCTTGCCGGATGTCGGACGGTCAGGAGGCGGTGCGGGCCCCGATCGTGGGCGCCGATGTGTTGCCGTTGGCCATGACGGTGAACCCGAAGGCCGTCGACGTCGAGGCTGCCGTCGCCGTTCGGCTTCATCGTCATCACATTGCCGCTGTGTCCCAGATGGGGCTGCCGTTGCAGGTCACGGAGACCTTCTGCGGCGAGGTGACGGCCACCGGCACCGTCCAGCTGCTGATCGGGGGCTCCCGGCCCTCACCGTCACCTGCCCGTTGGATTCGGTGCGTTACATATCTCCGTGATGGTCGATGTTCTGAAACGACGTCGGGACGACAGCTGTGAGTGAGGGCTGCGCTGACGGCTGGAGAATCCGCAGCTGATGGCTTGCGTCGTCTCCGGGTCCGACCGTTATCGATATGTTATAGGCGTTACAGTATGGCGAAAATATGCCTGAGGTGTAACGTGCGGGCATCCGGTCGGCGGTGAACCAACCGCACGGCAGTTCCGCGAGAGGGGTCCGTGTTGCACACCCGCCCAGTCCGCCGCGCAGTAGCGGCCACTGCACTGTTGATCGCATCGTCCACGACGCTGTCCGCATGCGGAAAAGACGGCGCCGTCGATGGTGCTGCCGCTCCCGCAGGCGATGTCACCGTCGCGGGTGTGCACGTCACCCGCGACGCGAAACTCCACGCCTCCCTGCCCCCGGCCGTCAGGTCCAGCGGCACGGTCCGGGTGGCCACCGACGTACCGTATGCGCCGTTCGTCATGTTCAAGACCGAGGGGCAGCCCGAGCTCACCGGGCTCGACTACGACCTCGGCCAGGCGCTCGGCGCCAAGCTGGGAGTGCGATTCGCCTTCACCGCCCAGAAGTTCGACGGCATCGTGCCCGCCGTCCAGGCCGGCAAGTTCGACGCGGTCATCTCGGCCATGACCGACACCAAGGAACGACAGCGGGTCCTGGACTTCGTGGACTACTCCGTATCGGGCTCGGGAATCCTCGTGGTCAAGGGGAATCCGGACCGGATCGCACGGCTCGACGATCTCTGCGGCAAGAAGGTCGGTACCCAGGCGGCCACCCACCAGCTGGAAGTGCTGAAGGCTCATCAGGCCAAGTGTGCCGAAGCAGGCAAGGGTGCCATCTCCATCCAGACATTCCCGAAGGATTCCGACGCCCAACTCGCCCTGCGCTCACGGAAAGTGGTCGCTGATCTGGTGACGAAGCCCGGCGCCGGCTGGACGGCGAAGACCGCCGACGGCGGCCGCGCCTTCGAGGTCGTCGAGGACCCCGCCGCAGGCGGCGGCTACGAGGCAACCCCCAACGGCATCGGTGTCAGCAAACAGCTTCCCGGCCTGACCGACGCGATCCAGAAAGCCGTACAGGCACTCATCGACGACGGTACGCTCGGCAAGATCTGCGACAAGTACGGCGCCGCCTCCATCGCGGTGAAGCAGGCCACCAAGAACGCGGCGGTGTCCTGACATGGCCGCCCTCACACCCGCCGGGGCCGTACGCGGCGCCCAGGCCACCGCACCGCCTGCAGAGGAGAGCCTCACCGTCGTACCGATCCGCCACTGGGGCCGATGGCTGGCCGCCGCGGCAGCCCTCACCGCCCTCGTCGGCCTGATCGGCTCCCTCGCCGGGAACAAGAACCTGCACTGGGACATCGTCGGGCACTACGTCTTCGCCGACCTCGTCTTCAACGGCCTGGCCACCACCCTGTGGCTCACCGCGGCAGCCATGGCCGTCGGCCTCGGGCTGGGCGTTCTCGTAGCCGTGATGCGCCTGTCGTCCAACCCCGTACTCCGCGCCCTGGCGAACGCGTTCGTCTCGGTCTTCCGCGGCACCCCGCTACTGGTCCAGATCATCTTCTGGGGATACGCGGGCGCTCTCTACAAACACATCCTGATCGGCATCCCGTTCACCCACATCACCTTCCTGGACATGGACACCAACACGGTGCTCACCCCCGCGGTCGCCGCACTCCTGGCACTGGGGCTGAACGAGGCGGCCTACGCGAGTGAGATCGTCCGCGCGGGTATCCAGTCCGTCGACGCGGGACAGACGGAGGCCGCCCACTCGCTCGGCATGCAACCGGCCCTGACCACCCGGCGCATCGTGCTGCCCCAGGCCATGCGGGTCATCATTCCTCCGCTGGGGAACGAGACGATCAACATGCTCAAGATGACCGCTCTGGTCTCGGTGATCTCCGCCCACGACCTGATGTCCAACATCCAGGACGTGTACGCCCAGAACTACCAGGTCATCCCCATGCTCGTGGTCGCCAGCATCTGGTACCTGATCCTCGTCACGGCACTGGGCCTGCCACAGTCCTGGCTGGAGCGCCGTTACGGCCGTGGCACGGCACTCGCCACCCCTGCCACCGGGCCGCTGCAACGCCTCGTCGCGGGTGCCGCACTCCGGATCTCCCGCACCGGCCCCGCTGCATCGACCGACTCGAAGGGATGAGAGATGAGAGTGGAAACGCCGATGGTGCACGCCGAGGGCGTGCGCAAACACTTCGGGAAGGTCTCCGTGCTCCGGGGCATCGACCTGACCGTCGAACGCGGCCGCGTCTGCTGCCTGCTGGGCCCCTCCGGCTCGGGGAAGTCCACGTTCCTGCGCTGCATCAACCATCTGGAGAAGATCGACGGAGGCAGCCTTTCCGTCGACGGCGCCCCGGTCGGCTACCGGCAGCAGGCCAACCGGCTGTACGAGCTGAAGGAACGCGAGATCGCCCGCGCCCGCCGCGACATCGGGATGGTGTTCCAGCGGTTCAATCTCTTCCCGCACATGACAGCGCTGGACAACGTCATGGAGGCGCCCGTGAAGGTCGCGGGCGTCACCAGGGCCGAGGCACGCGCCGACGCCCTGCGGCTGCTGGACCGGGTCGGCCTAGCCGACCGTGCCGAGCGCTATCCGGCCCAGCTGTCCGGCGGCCAGCAGCAGCGCGTTGCGATCGCAAGAGCGCTCGCGATGAAGCCCAAACTGATGCTCTTCGACGAACCGACGTCGGCTCTGGACCCGGAACTGGTCGGGGAAGTGCTCGACGTGATGCGGCAGTTGGCCGCAGAAGGGATGACGATGGTCGTCGTCACACACGAGATCGGATTCGCCCGGGAGGTCGCGGACACGGCCGTCTTCATGGACGGCGGTGTCGTGGTCGAGGCCGGCGACCCCCGGCAGGTACTCGGCGATCCCCAGCAGGAACGCACCCGCACCTTCCTGTCGAAGGTCCTGTGATGC
This region includes:
- a CDS encoding ABC transporter substrate-binding protein gives rise to the protein MIASSTTLSACGKDGAVDGAAAPAGDVTVAGVHVTRDAKLHASLPPAVRSSGTVRVATDVPYAPFVMFKTEGQPELTGLDYDLGQALGAKLGVRFAFTAQKFDGIVPAVQAGKFDAVISAMTDTKERQRVLDFVDYSVSGSGILVVKGNPDRIARLDDLCGKKVGTQAATHQLEVLKAHQAKCAEAGKGAISIQTFPKDSDAQLALRSRKVVADLVTKPGAGWTAKTADGGRAFEVVEDPAAGGGYEATPNGIGVSKQLPGLTDAIQKAVQALIDDGTLGKICDKYGAASIAVKQATKNAAVS
- a CDS encoding TetR/AcrR family transcriptional regulator produces the protein MSSSDHLVGTRDRLLAAGREEFAAHGMAGARVSRIAERADVSKERIYGYFGSKENLFVAVVSEALNEHAVLLGPPSGDPAEFVGRIYDLHQRNPQLLRLMMWEALQYDGDCLPAERQRSIRYQEMVATLAAALGTKPDDRAASTLLALIGIAVLPSAFPQITRLILGSTGDEHTDLRQHLVGLARRMTATQPLPSARAGLSAMPGELER
- a CDS encoding beta-ketoacyl-[acyl-carrier-protein] synthase family protein, translated to MADAGVWVTGLGATTPLAGDVATTWSAMLAGKNGVAVLDDPWASALPVRLAARMRVDPAAAMRRTEARRMDRCEQAAVVSARKAWVDAGRPDVDPERLAVVIGTGVGGVLSLLEQDDILEVSGPRKVSPHTVPMLMANGPAAWVSIDLGARGGAHTPVSACASGAEAIALGLDLIRLGRADVVVAGGTEACVHGLPLAGFAQMMALATTNNEPDSASRPFDSERNGFVLGEGAAVLVLERRDFARDRGARAHGTLVGAGVTSSAQHITASDTAGQVRTIRMALAAGGLAPEDIGLVHAHATSTPQGDLAEANAVEEAVGTHPVVTATKSMTGHLLGASGALGAIATLLALRDGIAPATRNLDKIDPAINLDVVSDRPRQGAWTAGMANSFGFGGHNVSLAFTTDR
- a CDS encoding MerR family transcriptional regulator → MLTIGELASYAGVTVRAVRHYHAKGLLPEPERDHSGYRRYDAGAVVELVKIRTLAEAGVPLARVRELLQADEEEFAGAVADIDKRLRAEIRERQRHRERIARLAAGDNLALPQEVVEFLDRLRALGVDERIVQVERDGWIPLAARSPERVPEWMARKREQIVDPQITDFYLTLSKALDRTDDDPRLVELADKLAAYITQMANEQGEFYVDDTDIEPPFAQLLDTHVYETLPPTRRLIELLTKRGWTGWTKLERVNPTQGAAGTR
- a CDS encoding ABC transporter permease — its product is MNSATYAVRDSATMLRRNLKHMARYPSQTLMLIGLPLLFLLLFVYVFGGTMGAGLPGAPAGDRGDYLTFITPGILVMAVASVSISTAVSVATDMTGGIIDRFRTMAIAKVSVLTGHVLGAMVQTALALATVLGVAFLLGLETAASTMQWLGLASLLALLSFAMTWFTVALGLASPNPEAASNWPMIFIMLPFVGSGFVPVESMPTGLRWFAEYQPFTPIMNAFRGLLAGSPDGSDVLWAIGWCVVIGLVGYLWSRRLYRTRAAN
- a CDS encoding recombinase family protein; protein product: MANLVYKRVSTDQQSTDRQNLVLAEADIEEPVTFEEEGGISSRLHPLERPKFGELLPYARPGDTVHISEMFRLVRGTQHILDVLHRDRLALRIHDGAFSAMDLTARHPRTGELLSTVEFMVQTLAAAGELQRDLQRELTYDGLRAAEAKGNKGGRRPAVPAAKTDSVRTAYLEGRSFAALARDHDVSRGAIRTAVADLLPEYTAAEPGAPAPELPVVLDMPGKVADFLRAADLEPAERATLDQGVTVRRGQGYTLRVTAVPAIHRQLLDFCQPLDSTPGTSAVPARRKARREYANRVNALGAPA
- a CDS encoding amino acid ABC transporter ATP-binding protein, yielding MRVETPMVHAEGVRKHFGKVSVLRGIDLTVERGRVCCLLGPSGSGKSTFLRCINHLEKIDGGSLSVDGAPVGYRQQANRLYELKEREIARARRDIGMVFQRFNLFPHMTALDNVMEAPVKVAGVTRAEARADALRLLDRVGLADRAERYPAQLSGGQQQRVAIARALAMKPKLMLFDEPTSALDPELVGEVLDVMRQLAAEGMTMVVVTHEIGFAREVADTAVFMDGGVVVEAGDPRQVLGDPQQERTRTFLSKVL
- a CDS encoding amino acid ABC transporter permease — encoded protein: MAALTPAGAVRGAQATAPPAEESLTVVPIRHWGRWLAAAAALTALVGLIGSLAGNKNLHWDIVGHYVFADLVFNGLATTLWLTAAAMAVGLGLGVLVAVMRLSSNPVLRALANAFVSVFRGTPLLVQIIFWGYAGALYKHILIGIPFTHITFLDMDTNTVLTPAVAALLALGLNEAAYASEIVRAGIQSVDAGQTEAAHSLGMQPALTTRRIVLPQAMRVIIPPLGNETINMLKMTALVSVISAHDLMSNIQDVYAQNYQVIPMLVVASIWYLILVTALGLPQSWLERRYGRGTALATPATGPLQRLVAGAALRISRTGPAASTDSKG
- a CDS encoding ATP-binding cassette domain-containing protein is translated as MTTRTSAIEVAGLRKSYGDHEVVAGVDLIVPSGTVYALLGPNGAGKTTTVRILSTLLPADAGEARVAGHDIRSEADQVRASIGVTGQFSAVDELLTGRENLRLMADLGHLERRHAKSVVEQLLEVFHLADAADRRAVTYSGGMKRRLDLAMTLVAGPRLIFLDEPTTGLDPRSRRDLWGIVRELVADGVTVFLTTQYLEEADQLADRIGVLDGGRLAAEGTAAELKRLVPGGHIELQAADSERLAELARQFPEASPNAAALTVTLPHDGSLTTLRRLLAGIDDDAVTGLAVHTADLDDVFLALTDHSTADESPEEVPA